In Acidobacteriota bacterium, one genomic interval encodes:
- a CDS encoding trypsin-like peptidase domain-containing protein produces MPASIRLKMFSLIVLLFVAWEASAQTPASAKPNETPQSFAASMKVVKLVSPSVVLIKAGADGNVTAQGTGVVIREDGVILTAYHVVKNAKQIQVAMKDGETYDRVELLGADERRDVAALRIPLKGMQAITVRPVSDEQIGERVFAVSNPLGMNWTFSDGLLSGVRLADDVPGAGKGYKLLQFTAPVSPGSSGGVLVDGEGRGIGLIVGALNGQNLNFAVPLSAVAALADQASKQILTGGLALSGEVKEPTKIAERSGKAVGAAEATRAERIREARLVYIVRKTSLCKPVMLQNALMKYSAQLDEWNVKLVDNERLADIVVEIDNMTLTFYYTYSIRDARAGVVLGAGRVTAWDCNQAAPGLAKQIVNVLRTANEPPKLKKQEPK; encoded by the coding sequence ATGCCAGCGTCCATTCGTCTCAAAATGTTTTCGTTGATCGTGCTGTTGTTCGTGGCTTGGGAAGCGAGCGCGCAAACACCTGCCTCCGCCAAACCCAATGAAACGCCGCAATCGTTCGCGGCTTCGATGAAAGTCGTCAAACTGGTCAGCCCTTCCGTGGTGTTGATCAAAGCCGGTGCGGACGGCAACGTAACCGCGCAGGGAACCGGCGTTGTCATTCGCGAAGACGGCGTCATTTTAACGGCATATCACGTCGTCAAAAACGCCAAGCAAATTCAGGTGGCGATGAAAGACGGCGAAACCTACGACCGCGTGGAGTTACTGGGCGCGGATGAACGGCGCGATGTGGCGGCCCTGCGGATTCCGCTCAAAGGCATGCAAGCCATCACCGTTCGTCCGGTTTCCGATGAGCAGATCGGGGAGCGCGTGTTTGCCGTCTCGAATCCGCTGGGAATGAATTGGACGTTTTCCGATGGGTTGTTGAGCGGCGTCAGGCTGGCCGATGACGTGCCCGGCGCAGGCAAAGGCTACAAGTTGCTGCAATTCACCGCGCCGGTTTCTCCGGGATCAAGCGGCGGCGTATTGGTGGACGGCGAAGGGCGCGGCATCGGCTTGATCGTTGGCGCATTGAATGGCCAGAACCTGAATTTCGCCGTGCCGCTTTCGGCAGTTGCGGCGCTGGCCGACCAGGCCAGCAAACAGATTTTGACGGGCGGGCTGGCATTAAGCGGCGAAGTGAAGGAACCGACCAAAATCGCTGAGCGTTCTGGCAAGGCAGTGGGAGCCGCCGAAGCGACTCGCGCCGAACGAATTCGGGAAGCGCGTTTGGTGTACATCGTTCGCAAAACGTCGCTGTGCAAACCGGTGATGCTGCAAAATGCGTTGATGAAGTATTCGGCGCAGCTTGACGAATGGAACGTCAAATTAGTGGACAATGAGCGTCTGGCCGATATTGTTGTAGAGATAGACAATATGACGTTGACCTTTTATTACACCTACAGCATTCGGGACGCGCGCGCCGGGGTCGTGCTCGGAGCCGGACGCGTGACGGCTTGGGATTGCAATCAGGCTGCGCCGGGATTGGCCAAACAGATTGTCAATGTTCTGCGCACGGCGAACGAACCGCCAAAATTGAAAAAGCAGGAGCCAAAATAG
- a CDS encoding 2-oxoacid:ferredoxin oxidoreductase subunit beta produces the protein MSELTNGAASPVQLTRKDFVTDQEVRWCPGCGDYSILAQVQKVMPELGIPKEKIVFISGIGCSSRFPYYMNTYGFHTIHGRAPAIATGVKTANPDLQVWVITGDGDALSIGGNHFIHALRRNIDLKIVLFNNRIYGLTKGQYSPTSEQGKKNKSAPMGTIDYPINPLSLAFAAEATFVGRSMDVDPKHLATMVERLAHHKGSGLLEVYQNCNIFNDGAFKSFNEREVKEDRMIYLEHGKPLLFGKNKEKGIRLNGVTPEIVTIGENGVSVDDVMVHDENTTEPSLSYILGRMQYPEFPVPMGVFRSVSKPTYEQMLAGQIESAVNGKGAGDLSKLLNSGEVWTIS, from the coding sequence ATGAGTGAACTTACCAATGGGGCGGCAAGCCCCGTACAACTAACACGCAAAGATTTTGTCACAGACCAGGAAGTTCGTTGGTGCCCAGGTTGCGGCGATTATTCGATTCTGGCGCAAGTCCAGAAAGTCATGCCGGAACTTGGAATCCCGAAGGAAAAGATCGTATTCATTTCCGGCATTGGCTGTTCCAGCCGCTTTCCGTATTACATGAACACCTACGGGTTTCACACCATTCATGGACGCGCTCCGGCAATCGCCACGGGCGTCAAAACCGCAAATCCCGATTTGCAAGTGTGGGTGATTACGGGCGACGGCGATGCGCTTTCCATCGGCGGCAATCATTTCATTCACGCATTGCGGCGGAACATTGACCTGAAAATCGTGCTGTTCAACAACCGGATTTACGGGCTGACCAAAGGACAGTATTCGCCGACTTCCGAACAAGGAAAGAAAAACAAATCGGCTCCGATGGGGACAATTGATTACCCGATCAACCCGCTGAGCCTGGCATTTGCCGCCGAAGCGACCTTTGTCGGACGTTCGATGGACGTTGATCCGAAGCATTTGGCGACAATGGTCGAACGGTTGGCACACCACAAAGGCTCTGGCCTTCTGGAGGTCTACCAGAATTGCAACATCTTCAACGATGGCGCTTTCAAATCCTTCAACGAACGCGAAGTCAAAGAAGACCGGATGATTTATTTGGAACACGGCAAACCGTTGCTCTTTGGTAAAAACAAAGAAAAAGGAATTCGGCTGAATGGTGTCACGCCGGAGATCGTGACTATCGGTGAAAACGGCGTTTCGGTTGACGACGTGATGGTTCACGATGAAAATACCACTGAACCTAGTCTGTCCTACATTCTTGGACGAATGCAGTATCCTGAATTTCCTGTGCCGATGGGCGTCTTCCGATCTGTCAGCAAACCAACGTATGAACAGATGCTTGCGGGTCAGATTGAAAGTGCAGTTAACGGAAAAGGCGCGGGCGATTTGAGTAAATTGCTCAACAGCGGAGAAGTCTGGACGATTAGCTAA
- a CDS encoding SDR family oxidoreductase, whose product MSSSFAGQVAVITGGASGLGLAIAKKLHSEGASVALLDMNADATQAAAKEVGANASAYAVNVTDETQVKSVIDQIGNQFGRIDILVNSAGVTGKTNIKTHEVDLSDFRFVFEVNVVGSFLTSRAVLPWMLKHNYGRILHIASVSGKEGNAGMLAYSSSKAAVIGMAKVQGKEYAETGITVNALAPAVIRTPMVAALPTEQVKYMTDKIPMKRCGELEEIAHLATFIVSPGTSFTTGFTFDMTGGRATY is encoded by the coding sequence ATGAGCAGTTCATTCGCAGGACAAGTCGCAGTCATCACCGGCGGAGCGTCCGGTTTAGGGTTGGCCATCGCCAAGAAACTTCACAGTGAAGGCGCAAGCGTTGCGCTGTTGGATATGAACGCCGACGCCACACAGGCTGCGGCAAAAGAAGTCGGCGCAAATGCTTCGGCGTATGCCGTCAACGTTACCGACGAAACGCAGGTCAAATCGGTCATTGATCAGATTGGCAATCAGTTCGGACGCATAGACATTCTGGTCAACAGCGCAGGGGTTACCGGAAAAACCAACATCAAAACCCACGAAGTTGACTTGTCTGATTTTCGCTTCGTGTTTGAAGTCAACGTAGTCGGTTCGTTTTTGACTTCGCGCGCTGTGTTGCCGTGGATGCTGAAACACAACTACGGACGCATCCTGCACATCGCTTCGGTGTCCGGCAAAGAAGGCAACGCCGGAATGCTGGCGTATTCCTCTTCAAAAGCCGCCGTCATCGGCATGGCCAAAGTGCAGGGCAAGGAATACGCTGAAACCGGTATCACAGTGAACGCGCTGGCTCCGGCGGTAATTCGCACGCCAATGGTCGCCGCGTTACCGACAGAACAGGTCAAATACATGACCGACAAAATTCCCATGAAACGATGCGGCGAATTGGAAGAGATTGCCCATCTGGCAACGTTCATCGTTTCGCCCGGAACCAGCTTCACGACGGGCTTTACGTTCGATATGACCGGCGGACGCGCAACATACTGA
- a CDS encoding PSD1 domain-containing protein produces MALRSSSAQTVKVDFVRDIQPIFRAHCQTCHGEQTAKGQLRLDNKASAMKGGISGAVILPGNSRESRLLHRVRGEGGEKRMPLGGEALSTAQIELLARWIDEGAIWPETQSAIRTPQSASPKHWAFTAPIRPITPKVSHSAWVKNPIDAFVLARLEKEGWRPSPEAGRVALLRRLSLDLIGLPPTIAEVDAFLADKSPNAYEKQVDRLLSSPHYGERWGRLWLDAARYADSDGYEKDKSRYVWFYRDWVINALNQDKPYDQFIIEQIAGDLLPNPTQDQIVATGFLRNSMINQEGGVDPEQFRMEAMFDRMDAVGKAVLGLTIQCAQCHNHKFDPIKQEDYYRMFAFLNNSHEANIAVYTPAEQMKRAEIFRRVREIEVELQHHSPDWRERMAAWEASVKNNQPAWTVFQPQVDEISTGGQRYLPQPDGSFLSDGYAPVQHAVKMTLKTDVQNITAFRLELLTDPNLPRSGPGRSINGSCALTEFEVTAAPANDPKKTTKLKIAKATADISLPERDLEPMFDDQSGKHRTVGPIEFAIDGKNETAWTIDAGPALRNQPRKAVFTLEKPIRVDLAAGGVELTFILKQNHGGWNNNDNQQNQPGRMRLSFTTAPNAEADPLPAEVREILSLPTEQRSEFQQAAVFSYWRTTVSDWREANAEIARLLAEHPEGATQLVLNERAELRESHLLKRGDFLRPDKVVAPGVPAFLHPLPADTTPDRLTFARWLVDRNSPTTARSIVNRIWQAYFGTGLVETAEDFGKQSAAPSHRELLDWLAVELMEPSSQFTVHSSQSSTANREPRTVNWSLKHIHRLIVTSATYRQTSALNPQSTIHNPQSDDPYNRLLWRGPRFRVDAELVRDISLSVSGLLNPKLGGASVYPPAPEFLFDRPFSYGKKVWKEETGENRYRRALYTFRYRSVPYPMLQAFDAPTGDISCVRRTRSNSPLQALTTLNETLFVEAARALALKMVSQGGATERQRAVYGFRRVLSRQPSEQELAELIGLFHRQKERLLAGELNAWNLATNDPDKPFALPKNVRMEELAAWTAVARVLLNLDETITKE; encoded by the coding sequence ATGGCTTTGCGGTCGTCGTCAGCGCAAACGGTCAAAGTGGATTTTGTGCGCGATATTCAGCCTATTTTTCGCGCCCACTGCCAAACCTGCCACGGCGAACAAACCGCCAAAGGACAGCTTCGATTGGACAACAAGGCTTCGGCGATGAAAGGCGGCATTTCCGGCGCGGTCATTCTGCCGGGCAACAGCCGCGAAAGTCGTTTACTCCATCGCGTGCGCGGCGAAGGCGGCGAAAAGCGAATGCCGCTGGGCGGCGAAGCGCTTTCTACGGCGCAAATCGAACTGCTGGCGCGCTGGATAGATGAAGGGGCGATTTGGCCGGAAACCCAGTCCGCAATCCGCACTCCGCAATCCGCAAGTCCGAAGCACTGGGCCTTCACTGCGCCCATTCGTCCCATAACTCCCAAAGTTTCCCATTCAGCTTGGGTTAAAAATCCGATTGATGCGTTTGTGCTGGCGCGCCTGGAAAAAGAAGGCTGGAGGCCTTCGCCGGAAGCGGGTCGCGTGGCGTTGCTGCGACGGCTGAGTCTGGATTTGATTGGTTTGCCGCCAACCATTGCCGAAGTGGATGCTTTCCTGGCCGACAAATCTCCCAACGCTTACGAAAAACAGGTGGATCGGTTGCTCAGTAGCCCGCACTACGGCGAACGCTGGGGGCGATTGTGGCTGGATGCGGCGCGATACGCCGATTCGGACGGCTATGAGAAAGACAAATCGCGATACGTCTGGTTTTACCGGGATTGGGTGATCAACGCGCTCAACCAGGACAAACCCTACGATCAATTCATCATTGAACAGATTGCGGGAGATTTATTACCGAACCCAACTCAGGATCAGATTGTCGCCACGGGCTTTCTGCGTAACTCGATGATTAACCAGGAAGGCGGCGTTGATCCTGAACAATTCCGCATGGAAGCGATGTTCGACCGAATGGACGCCGTCGGCAAAGCCGTACTGGGCCTGACGATTCAATGCGCACAGTGCCACAACCACAAATTCGACCCGATCAAACAGGAAGATTACTATCGAATGTTCGCCTTCCTGAACAATTCGCACGAAGCGAACATTGCCGTCTACACGCCTGCGGAACAAATGAAACGCGCGGAAATCTTTCGTCGCGTGCGAGAGATCGAAGTAGAGTTGCAGCATCATTCGCCCGATTGGCGCGAGCGAATGGCTGCGTGGGAAGCTTCGGTCAAAAACAATCAGCCAGCGTGGACGGTGTTCCAGCCGCAGGTAGACGAAATTTCTACAGGCGGCCAGCGCTATTTGCCGCAACCCGACGGTTCATTTTTGTCCGATGGATACGCGCCGGTTCAGCACGCCGTGAAAATGACGCTGAAAACCGATGTGCAGAACATCACGGCATTTCGATTGGAGCTGCTGACTGACCCGAATCTTCCACGCAGTGGGCCAGGACGTTCCATCAATGGTTCCTGCGCGTTGACCGAATTTGAAGTCACCGCCGCGCCCGCCAATGATCCGAAGAAAACAACAAAGCTGAAAATTGCCAAAGCTACGGCGGACATTTCCTTGCCTGAACGCGATCTGGAACCGATGTTTGACGACCAGAGCGGCAAGCATCGCACCGTAGGGCCGATTGAATTCGCAATTGACGGCAAAAACGAAACGGCCTGGACGATTGACGCCGGCCCTGCGCTTCGCAATCAACCGCGCAAGGCGGTTTTCACGCTCGAAAAACCGATCAGGGTTGACCTGGCGGCTGGCGGAGTCGAGTTGACGTTTATACTGAAGCAAAACCACGGCGGTTGGAACAACAACGACAACCAGCAAAATCAACCCGGACGAATGCGGTTGTCATTCACCACGGCTCCGAACGCCGAAGCCGATCCGCTGCCCGCAGAAGTTCGCGAAATCCTTTCGCTTCCAACCGAACAACGCTCAGAGTTTCAACAAGCCGCAGTGTTCAGTTACTGGCGCACGACTGTTTCGGATTGGCGCGAGGCCAATGCCGAAATTGCGCGCTTGCTGGCCGAACATCCAGAAGGCGCGACGCAGTTGGTATTGAACGAACGAGCCGAACTGCGCGAAAGCCATTTGCTCAAACGCGGCGATTTCCTGCGCCCGGACAAAGTGGTCGCGCCCGGCGTTCCGGCATTTTTGCACCCGCTGCCAGCGGACACGACACCGGATCGGTTGACGTTTGCGCGCTGGCTGGTAGATCGCAACTCGCCAACGACTGCGCGCTCCATCGTCAATCGCATCTGGCAGGCATATTTCGGAACCGGCTTGGTGGAAACGGCGGAAGATTTCGGCAAGCAAAGCGCTGCGCCTTCGCATCGAGAATTGCTGGATTGGCTGGCGGTAGAGTTAATGGAACCGAGTTCACAGTTCACGGTTCACAGTTCGCAGTCATCAACCGCGAACCGCGAACCGCGAACCGTGAACTGGTCACTCAAACACATTCACCGCCTCATCGTTACCTCAGCAACGTATAGACAGACTTCGGCATTGAATCCGCAATCCACAATCCACAATCCGCAATCGGACGATCCGTACAATCGCTTGCTGTGGCGAGGGCCGCGCTTTCGCGTGGACGCCGAGTTGGTTCGAGACATTTCCTTGTCCGTGAGCGGCTTGCTGAATCCGAAACTCGGCGGCGCCAGTGTGTATCCGCCCGCGCCGGAGTTTTTGTTTGACCGTCCGTTTAGTTACGGCAAGAAAGTCTGGAAAGAAGAAACGGGCGAAAACCGATACCGCCGAGCGCTGTACACGTTTCGGTATCGTTCGGTTCCGTATCCAATGTTGCAGGCGTTTGACGCGCCAACCGGAGACATTTCCTGCGTTCGTCGCACGCGGTCAAATTCGCCGCTGCAAGCGCTGACGACGCTCAATGAAACGCTGTTTGTCGAAGCTGCCCGCGCGCTGGCGCTGAAAATGGTCAGCCAAGGCGGCGCGACAGAACGCCAACGAGCGGTTTATGGATTTCGGCGCGTGCTTTCCCGGCAACCATCCGAACAGGAATTGGCTGAGTTGATCGGATTATTTCATCGCCAGAAAGAGCGGCTTCTGGCGGGCGAACTGAACGCCTGGAACCTGGCGACGAATGATCCTGACAAACCGTTTGCCTTGCCCAAAAACGTCCGGATGGAAGAACTCGCCGCGTGGACTGCTGTTGCCCGTGTCTTGCTCAACCTGGACGAAACCATCACGAAGGAATGA
- a CDS encoding CBS domain-containing protein, producing MSIAAKLSELKIRHLPLREPVLAERQASIRTTVEAMKSKRLGCALICEKGKLVGLFTERDLLNKVIGEQVGYEHAVERVMTPEPAKLSLDDSVIDAMRLMEEGDYRNIPLIDQQGQAAGVLTVHDLVSYFAEHFPKEALNLPPNPAQSMRHAEGA from the coding sequence GTGTCAATTGCTGCAAAACTGAGCGAACTGAAAATCCGTCATCTTCCCTTGCGGGAACCGGTGCTGGCGGAACGCCAAGCCAGCATCCGCACTACTGTGGAAGCGATGAAATCCAAACGCCTGGGATGTGCGCTGATCTGTGAAAAAGGCAAACTGGTGGGGCTGTTCACCGAACGCGATTTGCTCAACAAAGTCATCGGAGAGCAGGTCGGGTACGAACATGCAGTTGAGCGCGTGATGACTCCGGAGCCCGCCAAACTAAGCCTGGACGATTCAGTGATTGACGCCATGCGGTTGATGGAAGAGGGCGATTACCGCAACATTCCCTTGATAGACCAGCAGGGACAAGCCGCAGGCGTTCTGACCGTTCATGATTTGGTTTCGTATTTCGCAGAACATTTTCCGAAAGAGGCGCTCAATCTTCCGCCCAATCCCGCACAATCCATGCGGCACGCGGAAGGAGCATAA
- a CDS encoding 2-oxoacid:acceptor oxidoreductase subunit alpha: MSATTIEDLSAATPLIEEVETVTIRFAGDSGDGMQVTGGQFTATSAIIGNDISTLPDFPAEIRAPAGSLPGVSGYQLNFSSRDIRTPGDEPQVLVAMNPAALKTNLPDLENGGILVVNTDEFNSNNLKKAGYSNNPLEDGSLAGYRLFKVPITSNTLKALEGSALPFKQQDRCKNFYALGLMYWLYDRPMEPTVKWVNEKFGAKPEVADANIQVLRAGFNYADTTEIFTTHYRVGKAKIKPGTYRNITGNEATAIGFIAGAQLTGRPLFYGSYPITPASDILHELSKHKNFGVKTFQAEDEIAAIGAAIGASFTGSIGLTGTSGPGVALKSEAIGLAVMTELPLVIIDVQRGGPSTGLPTKTEQADLLQAMFGRNSDCPVGIVAPSTPGDCFTMAIEAVRLATKYMAPVFYLSDGYIANGSEPWEIPSLDSLPEMKVQFRTEVEGFFPYLRDEKTLARPWAVPGTPGLEHRIGGIEKKHITGNVNYEPDNHDFMVRLRAEKIQRMQQDIPDIEIFGEKTGKVLVLGWGSTYGAITTAVEHLQEKGHSVSGAHLRYLNPFPKNLGEVLKNFERVIIPELNMGQLAMLIRAKFLVDAVSFSQIKGKPFKVSSLVHKIKEYL; this comes from the coding sequence ATGTCAGCTACGACAATCGAAGACCTGAGCGCCGCTACGCCCCTCATTGAAGAAGTTGAGACCGTTACGATTCGCTTTGCCGGCGATTCCGGTGACGGGATGCAGGTGACCGGCGGTCAATTCACCGCAACTTCCGCAATCATTGGAAACGACATTTCGACCTTGCCGGATTTTCCGGCGGAAATCCGCGCGCCAGCGGGCAGTTTGCCGGGCGTTTCCGGTTATCAGTTGAATTTCAGCAGCCGCGACATCCGCACGCCCGGTGACGAACCGCAGGTGCTGGTGGCGATGAATCCTGCGGCGCTGAAAACCAACCTGCCCGATCTGGAAAACGGCGGCATCCTGGTCGTCAACACGGACGAATTCAATTCCAACAACCTGAAAAAAGCCGGATACAGCAACAATCCGCTCGAAGACGGATCGCTTGCGGGATACAGGTTATTCAAGGTTCCGATCACCTCGAACACCTTGAAGGCGCTGGAAGGTTCCGCGCTGCCGTTCAAACAGCAGGACCGCTGCAAAAACTTTTACGCCTTGGGGTTGATGTATTGGCTGTACGACCGCCCGATGGAACCCACGGTCAAATGGGTCAATGAAAAGTTTGGCGCGAAACCCGAAGTCGCCGATGCCAACATCCAGGTGCTGCGCGCCGGATTCAATTACGCCGATACCACCGAAATTTTCACTACGCATTACCGCGTCGGCAAAGCCAAGATCAAACCGGGCACGTACCGCAATATCACTGGCAACGAAGCGACCGCCATCGGTTTTATTGCCGGAGCGCAATTGACGGGCCGGCCGCTGTTTTACGGCAGCTACCCGATCACGCCCGCTTCAGACATTTTGCATGAGCTTTCCAAGCACAAGAACTTCGGCGTAAAGACTTTTCAGGCCGAAGACGAAATTGCGGCAATTGGCGCAGCCATCGGCGCTTCATTCACGGGCAGCATAGGCTTGACCGGAACCAGCGGCCCTGGTGTGGCGCTGAAATCCGAAGCCATTGGTCTGGCAGTGATGACCGAACTGCCGCTGGTGATTATTGACGTGCAACGCGGAGGTCCTTCGACAGGATTGCCGACCAAAACCGAGCAAGCCGATTTGTTGCAAGCCATGTTTGGCCGTAACAGCGATTGCCCAGTTGGCATCGTCGCGCCGTCAACGCCGGGCGACTGTTTCACAATGGCGATTGAAGCCGTGCGTCTGGCGACGAAATATATGGCTCCGGTTTTCTATCTTTCCGATGGCTACATCGCCAACGGATCAGAGCCATGGGAAATTCCTTCCCTAGACAGTTTGCCGGAAATGAAGGTTCAATTTCGCACCGAAGTCGAAGGCTTCTTCCCGTACTTGCGCGATGAAAAGACGCTGGCTCGTCCCTGGGCAGTTCCGGGAACGCCTGGGCTAGAACACCGCATCGGCGGCATTGAAAAGAAACACATCACCGGCAACGTCAATTACGAACCCGACAACCACGACTTTATGGTCCGGCTGCGCGCGGAAAAGATTCAGCGCATGCAACAGGACATTCCGGACATTGAAATTTTCGGCGAAAAAACCGGCAAGGTTTTGGTGTTGGGATGGGGATCAACATACGGCGCAATTACCACTGCCGTTGAGCATTTGCAGGAAAAGGGCCACTCGGTTTCCGGGGCACATCTGCGCTACCTGAATCCGTTCCCGAAGAATCTGGGTGAGGTGCTGAAAAACTTTGAACGAGTCATCATCCCGGAATTGAACATGGGGCAACTGGCGATGTTGATTCGGGCGAAATTCCTGGTGGATGCTGTCAGCTTCTCGCAAATCAAAGGCAAACCGTTCAAGGTGTCTTCGCTGGTCCATAAGATCAAAGAGTATCTATAG
- the fdhA gene encoding formaldehyde dehydrogenase, glutathione-independent: MADNRGVAYIRPGVVEVHNIDFPKLALGKRKCNHGVILKVVSTNICGSDQHMVRGRTTAPEGLILGHEITGEVIETGRDVEFIKVGDLVSVPFNIACGRCRNCKERNTGVCLNVNPARPGAAYGYVDMGGWIGGQAEYVMVPYADFNLLKFPDKDRAMEKIKDLTCLSDILPTGFHGAVTAGVGPGSIVYVAGGGPVGLACAASAQLLGAACVIVGDLIPERLKQARKFGCETVDVSNKNATVAEQIEQIVGVPEVDSAVDCVGFEARGHGEGAKSEAPATVLNSLMEITRAGGGIGIPGLYVTGDPGGIDEDAKIGKLGIRIGLGWAKSHHFMTGQCPVLKYNRQLMQAILYGKINVAKAVNVQVITLDEAPKGYKDFDKGAAKKFVIDPHHAIAA, encoded by the coding sequence ATGGCTGACAATCGAGGTGTGGCCTATATCAGACCGGGAGTTGTGGAAGTTCACAACATTGATTTTCCCAAGCTGGCCTTGGGCAAACGCAAATGCAATCACGGGGTCATTCTGAAGGTCGTTTCGACCAACATTTGCGGCAGCGACCAGCACATGGTTCGTGGGCGCACGACTGCGCCGGAAGGGTTGATTCTTGGACATGAAATCACCGGCGAAGTGATCGAAACCGGGCGCGACGTGGAATTCATCAAAGTCGGCGACTTGGTTTCCGTTCCGTTCAACATTGCTTGTGGTCGTTGTCGAAACTGCAAGGAACGGAACACCGGTGTTTGTTTGAACGTCAATCCGGCCAGACCGGGAGCAGCTTATGGTTACGTGGACATGGGCGGATGGATTGGCGGGCAGGCGGAATATGTGATGGTTCCGTACGCCGATTTCAATTTGCTGAAGTTTCCCGACAAAGACCGCGCGATGGAAAAGATCAAAGACCTGACCTGTCTTTCGGATATTTTGCCGACGGGTTTTCATGGTGCAGTTACAGCGGGCGTAGGGCCGGGTTCGATTGTGTACGTGGCCGGAGGTGGGCCAGTTGGATTGGCTTGCGCGGCGTCGGCGCAATTGCTAGGCGCGGCTTGCGTGATCGTAGGCGATTTGATTCCCGAACGGTTGAAACAGGCGCGAAAGTTCGGATGCGAAACCGTGGACGTGTCAAACAAGAATGCGACCGTGGCAGAACAGATCGAACAGATTGTCGGTGTTCCCGAAGTGGATTCTGCAGTAGATTGCGTCGGCTTTGAGGCCCGCGGCCACGGCGAAGGCGCAAAGTCGGAAGCTCCGGCGACTGTGTTGAATTCGTTGATGGAAATCACGCGCGCGGGCGGTGGCATTGGCATTCCAGGCTTGTATGTCACAGGCGACCCAGGAGGCATTGATGAAGACGCCAAGATTGGTAAGCTTGGCATTCGCATCGGCTTGGGCTGGGCCAAGTCGCATCATTTTATGACCGGCCAATGTCCTGTGCTGAAATACAACCGCCAGTTGATGCAGGCGATTCTGTACGGAAAGATCAATGTCGCCAAAGCCGTCAATGTGCAGGTCATCACACTGGACGAAGCGCCGAAAGGTTACAAAGACTTCGACAAAGGCGCGGCCAAGAAATTCGTTATTGATCCGCATCACGCCATCGCGGCTTAG
- a CDS encoding CBS domain-containing protein: MVCPYCGHSNLDGVDNCDECNQTLSVFDVPIPTGGLQKHLMEDTINVVPFDRLVTVSPTDSIEIAISKIKSVGIGQAVVVKAGKLVGILTERDLLNKVAGRNMDLRLTPVSEVMTAHPDTVEQTDAIRVVINKMSVGGYRHVPIVKDGHPIGIISAKAVANYILKYSALDF; the protein is encoded by the coding sequence ATGGTTTGCCCGTACTGTGGTCATAGCAATCTGGACGGAGTGGATAATTGTGATGAATGCAATCAGACACTCAGCGTGTTTGACGTGCCAATCCCCACCGGTGGATTGCAGAAACATCTGATGGAAGACACCATCAACGTCGTTCCGTTTGATCGGTTGGTAACGGTTAGTCCAACCGATTCCATCGAAATCGCTATTTCTAAAATCAAATCAGTCGGCATTGGACAGGCTGTCGTGGTGAAAGCAGGAAAGCTGGTCGGCATTTTGACCGAGCGCGACTTGCTCAACAAAGTCGCCGGGCGAAACATGGATTTGCGGTTGACTCCCGTTAGCGAAGTGATGACCGCTCATCCGGATACCGTCGAGCAAACGGACGCCATCCGCGTGGTCATCAACAAAATGTCGGTTGGTGGATATCGCCACGTGCCAATCGTCAAGGACGGGCATCCGATTGGCATCATTTCCGCCAAAGCGGTCGCCAACTACATTCTCAAATACAGCGCGCTGGATTTCTAA